In Methylomonas sp. ZR1, one DNA window encodes the following:
- a CDS encoding sulfotransferase → MAITLKERPLFIIGSERSGTTLLMAMLGNHPRIAVPEVAWYYPRFRPYLFSYGDLSQIQNLRTLADEMVFGLKTPFWDMPVNPATIVDEILASAPQPSFAGIYTAMFERYARLQNKPRWGEKTPHNLFYVGQILEDFPNAQFVFLTRDGRDASAEYLRSAFGPTNIYAAARTWKLCQNAVKPWREKLDSGQWLDVSYEQLARDPLPVLRTVCEFLGEAFSPALLDFHQGTIAQRRGQTRDHAPLGQPVSTQWIGRYRRELSLEEQAIFAAIAGQELTEAGYSVEVEPAQIDDKELNLYLERDQRTRAALLGAPDGHLVHESYNDWLIDQRLERKRLGLWSDSDVPAEFPHGHTQEEEIAGYRAQRRWKEHFGVKRVYTSSEVVL, encoded by the coding sequence ATGGCAATTACATTGAAGGAACGACCGCTATTCATCATCGGCTCGGAGCGCTCCGGCACCACGCTGTTGATGGCCATGCTGGGCAATCACCCGCGCATCGCCGTGCCGGAAGTGGCCTGGTATTACCCGCGTTTCCGGCCTTATCTGTTCAGCTACGGCGATCTGTCACAAATCCAAAACCTACGTACTCTGGCCGATGAAATGGTGTTTGGTTTAAAGACACCGTTCTGGGATATGCCGGTTAATCCGGCGACTATCGTTGACGAGATTTTAGCCAGCGCGCCGCAGCCCAGCTTCGCCGGCATCTATACCGCGATGTTCGAACGCTATGCCCGCCTGCAAAACAAGCCGCGCTGGGGCGAAAAGACCCCGCACAACCTGTTTTATGTCGGGCAGATTCTGGAGGACTTTCCAAATGCGCAATTTGTGTTTCTGACCCGCGACGGCCGTGATGCCAGCGCCGAATATCTGCGTTCCGCATTCGGCCCCACCAATATTTACGCGGCGGCACGCACCTGGAAGCTTTGCCAGAACGCAGTAAAACCGTGGCGGGAAAAACTCGACAGCGGGCAATGGCTGGATGTCAGCTACGAACAGTTGGCCCGGGACCCGCTGCCGGTATTGCGGACGGTCTGCGAGTTTCTCGGCGAAGCGTTTTCTCCGGCCTTGCTGGACTTTCATCAAGGCACCATCGCCCAGCGCCGCGGCCAAACCCGCGATCACGCGCCATTGGGCCAGCCGGTCAGCACCCAATGGATAGGCCGCTATCGGCGCGAATTAAGCCTGGAAGAACAAGCCATTTTCGCCGCCATCGCCGGCCAAGAGTTAACGGAAGCCGGCTATTCAGTGGAGGTAGAACCGGCTCAGATCGACGACAAGGAATTAAACCTGTATTTGGAACGCGACCAACGCACCCGCGCGGCCTTGCTCGGCGCGCCGGACGGCCATCTGGTGCACGAAAGCTACAACGACTGGCTGATCGATCAGCGCCTGGAACGCAAACGGCTTGGCCTATGGTCGGATAGCGACGTACCCGCCGAGTTTCCGCACGGCCATACCCAGGAAGAGGAAATCGCCGGCTACCGCGCGCAACGGCGTTGGAAAGAGCACTTCGGCGTGAAGCGCGTCTATACCAGCAGCGAAGTCGTATTGTAA
- a CDS encoding ferredoxin family protein: MSKSSFPSAIQRSNVPVTIDENKCIADKGCTVCVEACPLDVLAINPLTGKAQMTFDECWYCLPCEKDCPTGAVSVEIPYLLR; the protein is encoded by the coding sequence ATGAGCAAATCCTCATTCCCCAGCGCGATTCAGCGCAGCAATGTGCCGGTCACTATCGACGAGAACAAATGCATCGCCGACAAGGGTTGCACCGTGTGTGTGGAAGCCTGCCCGCTCGATGTGTTGGCGATCAATCCCCTGACGGGCAAGGCCCAGATGACCTTCGACGAGTGTTGGTACTGCTTGCCGTGTGAGAAGGATTGCCCAACCGGCGCGGTCAGCGTGGAAATTCCGTATTTGCTGCGTTAA
- a CDS encoding fumarate reductase/succinate dehydrogenase flavoprotein subunit, with product MNTIEHAVDVLVIGGGTAGPMAAVKAKQANPNLKVLLLEKANVKRSGAISMGMDGLNNAVVPGHATPEQYVREITVANDGIVNQKTVLAYARNSFAMIEELDRWGVKFEKDETGDYAVKKVHHMGTYVLPMPEGHDIKKILYRQLKRNRVEITNRLVATRLIVGADGRIAGAFAFDCRTADFHVIKAKSVVLATGAAGRLGLPASGYLFGTYENPTNAGDGYSMAYHAGAELSGIECFQINPLIKDYNGPACAYVTGPFGGYTANSKGQRFIECDYWSGQMMQEFYNELESGNGPVFLKLDHLAEETIDTIETILHGNERPSRGRFHAGRGTNYRERMVEMHISEIGLCSGHSASGVWVDEHAATTVPGLYAAGDLACVPHNYMLGAFVYGGFAGESAARHANEHGQAEVDSAQLDAERQRVWAPLKRESGLPPAQVEYKLRRMVNDYLQPPKVTRKMEIGLERFDSIRDDLEVLHANHPHELMRAMEVHAIRDCAEMAARASLYRTESRWGLYHARVDYPARNDADWLVHVQLHKNAGGDMACFKRPLEPYVIPVDDQEKTAYQRLRINPTQTSEAVAP from the coding sequence ATGAATACCATCGAACACGCAGTGGACGTACTAGTCATCGGCGGCGGCACGGCCGGGCCGATGGCGGCGGTCAAAGCCAAGCAAGCCAATCCGAATTTAAAGGTTTTGCTGCTGGAAAAAGCCAACGTCAAACGTAGTGGTGCCATCTCCATGGGCATGGACGGCCTGAACAACGCCGTGGTACCCGGTCATGCCACGCCGGAACAATACGTGCGGGAAATCACCGTCGCCAACGACGGCATCGTCAATCAGAAAACCGTGCTGGCCTATGCTCGCAACAGCTTTGCGATGATCGAAGAACTTGACCGCTGGGGCGTGAAATTCGAAAAGGACGAAACCGGCGATTATGCCGTAAAAAAAGTGCATCACATGGGCACCTACGTACTGCCGATGCCGGAAGGCCACGATATTAAAAAGATTCTATACCGGCAGTTAAAACGCAACCGCGTCGAAATCACTAATCGCCTGGTAGCCACGCGCTTGATTGTCGGCGCGGACGGCCGGATTGCCGGCGCGTTTGCATTCGACTGCCGCACGGCGGATTTTCATGTGATCAAGGCCAAATCGGTCGTGCTGGCCACCGGCGCCGCCGGCCGTTTGGGCTTACCGGCCTCCGGTTACTTGTTCGGCACCTACGAAAACCCGACCAACGCCGGCGACGGTTACAGCATGGCCTATCACGCCGGCGCGGAACTGTCCGGCATCGAATGCTTCCAGATCAACCCATTAATCAAGGATTACAACGGCCCGGCCTGCGCCTATGTTACCGGCCCATTCGGCGGCTATACCGCCAACAGCAAAGGCCAGCGTTTTATCGAATGCGATTACTGGTCCGGACAGATGATGCAGGAGTTTTATAACGAACTGGAAAGCGGCAACGGTCCGGTATTCCTGAAATTGGATCATCTGGCTGAGGAAACCATAGACACCATCGAAACCATCTTGCACGGCAACGAACGTCCCAGCCGCGGCCGCTTTCATGCCGGGCGCGGCACCAATTACCGCGAACGCATGGTCGAAATGCACATCTCCGAAATTGGCTTATGCAGCGGCCATTCGGCTTCCGGTGTCTGGGTGGACGAACACGCAGCCACCACCGTGCCGGGCCTGTATGCCGCCGGCGATCTGGCATGCGTACCGCACAATTACATGCTTGGCGCCTTTGTTTATGGCGGCTTTGCCGGCGAATCGGCGGCGCGCCATGCCAACGAACACGGGCAGGCGGAGGTCGATTCGGCGCAACTGGACGCCGAACGGCAACGGGTGTGGGCACCGTTAAAACGCGAATCCGGATTGCCGCCGGCCCAAGTCGAATACAAATTAAGGCGTATGGTCAACGATTATCTGCAGCCGCCTAAAGTCACCCGCAAGATGGAAATCGGCTTGGAACGCTTCGACAGCATCCGCGACGACCTGGAGGTATTGCACGCCAACCATCCCCACGAATTGATGCGGGCCATGGAAGTGCACGCGATCCGCGATTGCGCGGAAATGGCGGCGCGCGCCTCTCTATATCGCACCGAAAGCCGTTGGGGGCTTTACCACGCCAGAGTCGATTACCCGGCGCGCAACGACGCTGACTGGCTGGTGCACGTGCAATTGCACAAAAATGCCGGCGGCGACATGGCCTGTTTCAAACGACCGTTGGAACCTTACGTCATCCCGGTCGACGACCAGGAAAAAACCGCTTATCAGCGTTTACGCATCAATCCAACCCAAACATCGGAGGCGGTTGCACCATGA
- a CDS encoding GntR family transcriptional regulator, producing the protein MLADKAHITPPGSLYARIRDELRTRIVAGVYKPHARLPSESELMSRYGVSRITVRQALGELEKEGVLFKVAGKGMFVSLPKPFQSLARLQGFAEAFSKQGHEIYNRVVGIKHLPAGPAVAQKLGLAEGEPVTELKRVRHLNRQPVSLDVTYVTAPLGKRLAQENLATRDIFLILENDYAIALGYADLSIDAVLADAELAALLQIADGSPVLRIERLTHTKDGAPLDFEYLYCRADNFQLRARIER; encoded by the coding sequence ATGCTTGCCGACAAAGCCCACATCACACCGCCCGGTTCCTTATACGCCCGCATCCGCGATGAATTGCGGACGCGCATCGTGGCCGGCGTCTATAAACCTCACGCACGCCTACCGTCGGAAAGCGAGTTGATGAGCCGCTACGGCGTTAGCCGTATCACGGTACGCCAGGCCTTGGGCGAGTTGGAAAAGGAGGGTGTGTTGTTCAAGGTGGCCGGCAAAGGCATGTTCGTTTCCTTGCCCAAGCCATTTCAATCCTTGGCCCGTCTACAAGGGTTTGCCGAAGCTTTCTCGAAGCAAGGCCACGAAATCTACAACCGCGTGGTCGGCATCAAACATCTGCCGGCAGGCCCGGCTGTTGCGCAAAAGCTGGGTCTGGCGGAAGGCGAACCGGTTACCGAACTAAAGCGGGTCCGCCATCTGAATCGCCAGCCGGTATCTTTGGATGTGACTTATGTGACCGCTCCCCTCGGCAAGCGGCTAGCGCAGGAAAACCTCGCCACGCGCGACATCTTCCTGATTCTGGAAAACGACTACGCCATTGCATTGGGTTATGCCGATCTGAGCATAGACGCCGTGCTGGCCGATGCAGAACTCGCGGCCTTGCTGCAAATTGCGGACGGCTCGCCCGTTTTGCGTATCGAACGGCTGACGCACACCAAGGACGGGGCGCCGCTGGATTTCGAATACCTGTATTGCCGGGCGGATAACTTTCAACTACGCGCACGCATCGAGCGATAA
- a CDS encoding TonB family protein, with product MLIKKNPGFPCGFWRNGIIVLMTILLLGCSSNGARLVDNSGGFARGPQGTKLKVLKMVAPEFPSKFQIPGSKDVVVIQLCIKPNGTTCGTKVLKSSREALNQYAVKAVSQWQFEPYDASIAPFHWVAVPLTFSLE from the coding sequence ATGCTGATCAAGAAAAATCCAGGATTTCCCTGCGGATTTTGGCGCAACGGGATCATCGTGCTGATGACAATACTGCTGTTGGGTTGTTCCTCAAATGGTGCTCGGTTGGTCGATAATTCCGGTGGTTTTGCGCGAGGACCTCAAGGAACGAAGTTAAAAGTACTAAAAATGGTGGCCCCTGAATTTCCTAGCAAATTTCAAATACCTGGTTCTAAAGACGTAGTCGTTATTCAACTATGCATTAAACCAAACGGAACTACATGTGGGACCAAAGTCTTAAAATCATCTCGCGAAGCGCTGAACCAGTATGCGGTGAAAGCCGTATCGCAATGGCAGTTTGAACCTTATGACGCATCGATAGCCCCGTTCCATTGGGTAGCAGTACCGCTGACCTTTTCCCTAGAATGA
- a CDS encoding sulfatase, giving the protein MSSFNNNRRRVLKGLSALSLASIATSWNFPFAADKKGQPNIIFILADDLGYGDLSVYGQTDFQTPQLDRLAQQGLRFTQAYSNSAVCSATRFGLITGRYQYRLRGGLEEPIAGASDTIGLPPEHPTLPSLLKKTGYTTALFGKWHLGSLPKFGPLKSGYDVFFGNYGGAIDYFTHKAGSGENAREDLFEGEVPVHQVGYYTDLLANRAVDYIGKQDGNKPFFLSLHFTAPHWPWEGPQDEATSREIKSLFHYDGGNLATYAKMVTTLDAAIGRVLQTLEQRGLDQNTIVVFTSDNGGERFSKTWPFSGQKTELLEGGIRVPALVRWPEKIKPAQVTEQVAISMDWLPTLLAAASGTPDAAYKPDGENLLPVILGAENPYPRTLFWRYKANKQRAVRLGNWKYLKIADNEFLFDVVADQRERANLAEKNPEVFTRLKQQWDEWNASMLPITDDVGSHAVDGKVQADRYRSLVGD; this is encoded by the coding sequence TTGAGCTCATTTAACAACAATCGTCGCCGCGTGCTGAAAGGGCTCTCGGCGCTCTCGCTGGCATCCATTGCCACTAGCTGGAATTTTCCGTTTGCCGCCGATAAAAAAGGCCAGCCCAATATCATTTTCATCCTGGCCGACGATCTGGGTTACGGCGACCTGAGCGTCTACGGTCAAACCGATTTTCAAACGCCGCAACTCGATAGGCTTGCCCAGCAAGGGCTGCGCTTTACTCAGGCCTACTCCAACTCGGCGGTGTGCTCGGCGACGCGCTTTGGTTTGATAACCGGCCGCTATCAATATCGTTTGCGCGGCGGTTTGGAAGAACCCATCGCCGGCGCATCGGACACCATCGGCCTGCCGCCGGAACATCCAACCCTACCTTCGTTACTAAAGAAAACCGGCTACACCACGGCTTTGTTCGGCAAATGGCATCTGGGTTCGTTGCCGAAATTCGGCCCGTTAAAAAGCGGCTACGATGTGTTTTTTGGCAACTACGGCGGCGCCATCGATTATTTCACCCACAAAGCCGGCAGCGGTGAAAATGCCAGGGAAGATTTGTTCGAAGGCGAAGTGCCGGTACATCAGGTGGGTTATTACACCGATCTGCTTGCCAACCGCGCCGTAGACTACATCGGCAAACAGGATGGCAACAAACCGTTTTTTCTGTCCCTGCATTTCACCGCGCCGCACTGGCCTTGGGAAGGGCCGCAAGACGAAGCTACTTCCCGGGAAATCAAAAGCCTATTTCATTACGACGGCGGCAATCTGGCAACCTACGCCAAGATGGTGACCACACTGGATGCCGCGATTGGCCGGGTTTTGCAAACCCTGGAACAACGCGGTCTGGATCAAAACACCATCGTGGTGTTCACCAGCGATAACGGCGGCGAGCGCTTCTCCAAGACCTGGCCATTTTCCGGCCAAAAAACCGAGTTACTCGAAGGCGGTATCCGGGTGCCGGCGCTGGTGCGCTGGCCGGAAAAAATCAAACCGGCTCAGGTGACGGAGCAAGTGGCGATTAGCATGGATTGGCTGCCCACTTTGCTGGCCGCCGCCAGTGGCACACCGGATGCCGCCTACAAGCCGGACGGTGAAAACCTGCTGCCGGTGATTTTAGGAGCCGAGAATCCGTATCCGCGCACTCTGTTCTGGCGCTACAAGGCCAACAAACAGCGCGCCGTGCGTTTGGGTAACTGGAAATATCTGAAAATCGCCGACAACGAATTTCTGTTCGATGTCGTCGCGGATCAGCGCGAACGCGCCAATCTGGCGGAAAAAAATCCCGAGGTGTTTACCCGGCTCAAACAACAATGGGATGAGTGGAATGCGTCGATGCTGCCCATTACTGACGATGTGGGCAGCCATGCCGTGGACGGCAAAGTCCAGGCGGATCGTTACCGTTCTTTGGTGGGAGATTAG
- a CDS encoding aryl-sulfate sulfotransferase, whose protein sequence is MLKKHPHFALIPLVLASATANLSFAAPSIYPTGVTRYDPGKSYNSYVLFSGADKKTHLIDLNGNEVHQWANTGQPPLFLDPQLINGQQGHVLLQFSGPTGGGNNSKEPQSIGEVDWDGKVVWQWGGAKAQDSYAASGNSNDTNGYGTAIRQHHDWHRLPNGNTVILINYEKPVKGFKADKLLDDGIYEVDPKGQAVWKWHAYDHLNEFGFSKASLKYLHETLGRGNDKTKPFDYLHFNNMSVVGPNKWFDAGDQRFHPDNLLIDSREANFIAIIEKKTGKVVWRIGPDFTPASFENKVPRPVDQISGQHDAHIIPKGLPGEGNLLVFDNQGAAGYPPVTLGVGGQLGSRVLEIDPVKKEIVWQYTGADSGRPNYSFYSSYISSARRLPNGNTLIDEGMNGRFLQVTAKGEIVWEYISPYFSQLRADDPQPISSNTVYRAQPVPYDWAPTGTPHSEKPVKAQDVTHYRVPANP, encoded by the coding sequence ATGCTTAAAAAACACCCCCATTTCGCACTAATACCTCTGGTTTTGGCCTCGGCCACCGCGAATCTCTCCTTCGCAGCGCCGAGCATTTATCCCACCGGCGTTACCCGCTACGATCCAGGTAAAAGCTATAACAGTTATGTGTTGTTTTCCGGCGCGGACAAAAAGACCCATCTGATCGACTTGAACGGTAACGAGGTGCATCAATGGGCGAATACCGGTCAACCGCCTCTATTCCTTGACCCGCAATTGATCAACGGCCAGCAAGGCCATGTGTTGTTGCAGTTTTCCGGCCCTACCGGTGGCGGTAACAATAGCAAAGAGCCGCAATCGATAGGTGAAGTGGATTGGGATGGCAAGGTGGTTTGGCAGTGGGGCGGCGCCAAAGCCCAGGATTCCTATGCGGCGTCCGGTAACAGTAACGACACCAACGGTTACGGCACTGCCATCAGACAGCATCACGACTGGCACCGATTACCCAACGGCAATACCGTAATTTTGATTAACTACGAAAAGCCGGTCAAAGGCTTCAAGGCCGATAAATTGCTGGACGACGGTATTTACGAAGTCGACCCCAAAGGCCAGGCGGTCTGGAAATGGCATGCCTACGATCACTTGAACGAGTTTGGCTTTAGCAAGGCCTCACTTAAATATCTGCACGAAACTCTGGGCCGGGGCAACGATAAAACCAAGCCGTTCGACTATTTGCATTTCAACAATATGTCCGTCGTCGGCCCCAACAAATGGTTCGATGCCGGCGATCAGCGTTTTCATCCCGATAATTTATTGATCGATTCGCGCGAAGCCAACTTCATCGCCATCATCGAGAAAAAGACCGGCAAGGTCGTCTGGCGCATCGGTCCGGATTTTACGCCAGCAAGTTTCGAGAACAAAGTGCCTCGGCCGGTTGACCAGATCAGCGGTCAGCATGATGCGCACATCATTCCCAAAGGCCTGCCCGGCGAGGGCAATTTACTAGTGTTCGATAATCAAGGCGCCGCCGGCTATCCACCGGTAACATTGGGCGTTGGCGGCCAACTCGGTTCGCGGGTATTGGAGATAGACCCGGTCAAGAAGGAAATCGTCTGGCAATATACCGGTGCCGACTCCGGCCGGCCCAATTACAGCTTTTATAGCTCGTACATCAGCAGCGCGCGTCGTTTGCCCAACGGCAATACCCTGATCGATGAAGGCATGAATGGCCGCTTCTTGCAGGTAACCGCCAAGGGCGAAATCGTCTGGGAATATATCAGTCCCTATTTCAGCCAACTGCGTGCCGACGATCCTCAGCCAATATCCAGCAACACCGTGTACCGCGCGCAGCCGGTACCGTACGATTGGGCGCCAACCGGCACACCGCATTCCGAGAAGCCGGTTAAAGCTCAGGACGTCACCCACTATCGCGTTCCGGCCAATCCTTGA
- a CDS encoding spore photoproduct lyase family protein, giving the protein MIDTLYIESAIEQHPRVATIRRRFPQARTVVCERYGEVFNPKAQNFRLQKQHPALILAEKYQKFVLPAPAGYGIGGQQNYYFSHMLNCLYDCRYCFLQGMYQSANYVLFVNYEDFQEQIRQICRETPNQDVYFFSGYDCDSLAFEPVTDFAEQFLPVFADLPNAWLELRTKSTQIRSLLNREVVPRCVVAFSLSPDAVADKVEAKAPNVAKRIEAAAKLQQQGWQIGLRFDPLIYQHDYRQQYRALFEQVFAAIDAQALHSVSLGVFRLPEQYFKKMHKLYPDERLFASPLQTASGMVSYRADLEQAMMADCAQMLLEYIPHSAYFPCTL; this is encoded by the coding sequence ATGATAGACACGCTATACATCGAATCCGCTATCGAGCAGCACCCGCGCGTAGCGACGATTCGGCGGCGTTTTCCGCAAGCGCGGACGGTGGTTTGTGAGCGATACGGTGAGGTGTTTAATCCAAAGGCGCAAAACTTTCGCTTACAAAAGCAACATCCGGCGCTGATTCTGGCGGAAAAATACCAAAAGTTCGTGTTGCCCGCGCCGGCCGGTTACGGTATCGGCGGCCAGCAAAATTATTATTTTTCGCACATGCTCAATTGCTTGTACGACTGCCGCTACTGTTTTTTACAGGGCATGTACCAGTCGGCCAACTATGTGCTGTTTGTGAATTACGAGGACTTTCAGGAACAGATTCGCCAAATCTGCCGAGAAACGCCCAATCAGGATGTGTATTTTTTCTCGGGTTACGATTGCGACAGCTTGGCTTTTGAGCCGGTCACCGACTTTGCCGAACAGTTTTTGCCGGTGTTCGCGGACTTGCCCAATGCCTGGCTGGAGCTGCGTACCAAGAGCACACAGATCAGAAGCCTATTAAACCGTGAGGTGGTGCCGCGCTGCGTGGTGGCGTTTAGCCTGTCGCCGGATGCGGTGGCCGATAAAGTGGAAGCCAAGGCGCCAAACGTAGCCAAGCGCATCGAAGCCGCTGCCAAATTGCAGCAACAGGGCTGGCAAATCGGTTTGCGTTTCGACCCGTTGATTTATCAGCACGACTATCGGCAGCAATACCGGGCCTTGTTCGAGCAAGTCTTTGCGGCCATCGATGCCCAAGCCCTGCACTCTGTCAGTCTGGGGGTGTTTCGTTTGCCGGAACAATATTTCAAAAAAATGCATAAGCTATATCCGGATGAAAGATTGTTCGCCAGCCCGCTGCAAACCGCGTCCGGCATGGTGTCTTACCGCGCCGACCTGGAGCAGGCGATGATGGCCGATTGCGCGCAAATGTTGCTGGAATACATCCCGCACAGCGCTTATTTCCCATGCACACTGTAA
- a CDS encoding SDR family oxidoreductase, with amino-acid sequence MHTVKRTVLVTGASSGIGRAIARQLLAQGHQVIGTSRDCRKFSKHHPHFIGRELDLAQLADLPPFAKQLQSDFPALDAVVFAAGYGQFGGLEQFSYAQIETLMTVNFTAQAYLTRALLPKLKQKAHANLVYIGSEAALKGSRNGSIYCASKFALRGFSQALRDECGKSSVRVSLVNPGMVDTAFFATLSFAPGKQSGQALLAEDIADAVSYILQAGPHCVIDEINLNPSSKVIEFKK; translated from the coding sequence ATGCACACTGTAAAGCGCACGGTACTGGTGACCGGCGCCAGTTCCGGAATTGGTCGGGCGATAGCCAGGCAATTGCTGGCGCAAGGTCATCAAGTGATTGGCACATCGCGCGACTGCCGGAAGTTTTCCAAACATCACCCCCATTTTATCGGCCGCGAGCTGGATTTAGCGCAATTGGCCGACCTGCCGCCGTTTGCCAAACAACTGCAAAGCGATTTCCCGGCACTGGATGCGGTGGTATTTGCCGCCGGTTACGGTCAATTCGGCGGTTTGGAGCAGTTTTCCTACGCGCAAATTGAGACGCTGATGACCGTCAACTTTACCGCCCAAGCCTATCTGACGCGGGCGTTGTTACCGAAATTGAAGCAAAAAGCACACGCCAACCTGGTGTATATCGGTTCGGAAGCCGCGTTAAAAGGCAGCCGCAACGGCAGCATCTATTGCGCCAGCAAATTTGCCTTACGCGGCTTTAGTCAGGCCTTGCGTGACGAGTGCGGTAAAAGTTCGGTGCGGGTGTCCTTGGTTAATCCGGGCATGGTCGATACCGCATTTTTTGCTACCTTGTCATTCGCCCCCGGCAAACAGTCCGGCCAAGCCTTGCTGGCGGAGGATATTGCCGACGCGGTGTCTTATATCCTGCAAGCCGGCCCGCACTGCGTCATCGACGAAATCAATTTAAACCCCTCCAGCAAAGTGATCGAATTTAAGAAATAA
- a CDS encoding NAD-binding protein, protein MLAKLIVYCAYYLKSADGYRRAKLFFYDLLENSHSRKKKYFDATMIGLLILSVIFLIYDIEHEDSKMGGYFELAILMIFIIEYLIRGWIYSDTYKVIIEEYEKALYLNLDFNLLGVFRKAFVRDIEYITSPFAIIDILAILPSYRPLAILRIFIIFRLFKLFRYSNSAKLFADALASKRFELMTLLIFTCFLVFIASVSIYMFEYQATDSGIHNLFDAFYWTIVTLATVGFGDITPQTTGGRWVTIFLILASLGVLSFFTSILIAAFSEKMLSVRESRTYAELDRYDNFIIICGFGRVGQEIARHLHNDRQKFLIIDRVPARIDLAKKRGYLAIESDASNNEVLINAGICRGASAILCITGDDVINVYVTLTSRHLNKNLRIISRANRHDNVNKLYQAGADNVIRPFEIAGLLAAEFVGQPVAFEAISGILHNQTETVMESVLVSEKSPLDNQKIGQLDLQQRKLTLLGVISDNPIHLKHKNKYQVNQQHFYFNPEVDFILRHGDMLVLLGRKYGIDHFRDQVEQRRLFSRHPK, encoded by the coding sequence ATGCTAGCCAAACTCATCGTTTATTGCGCTTATTACCTCAAATCCGCCGACGGGTATCGCAGAGCCAAGCTGTTTTTTTACGATTTGTTAGAAAACAGCCATAGCCGCAAAAAGAAATATTTCGACGCGACAATGATCGGCTTGCTGATTTTGAGCGTGATTTTTCTGATTTACGATATAGAGCACGAAGACAGCAAAATGGGGGGGTATTTCGAGCTGGCGATTTTGATGATATTCATCATCGAATATCTGATCAGGGGTTGGATTTACTCGGACACCTATAAAGTCATTATCGAGGAATACGAGAAAGCGCTGTATTTGAATCTGGATTTCAATCTGCTCGGGGTGTTTCGCAAAGCCTTCGTCAGGGATATTGAGTACATCACCTCGCCGTTTGCGATTATCGATATTCTGGCCATTTTGCCCAGCTACCGGCCGTTGGCGATCCTGCGTATCTTCATCATATTCCGGCTGTTCAAGCTATTTCGTTACTCCAATAGCGCCAAGTTGTTCGCCGACGCCTTGGCCAGCAAACGCTTCGAATTGATGACTTTGTTGATATTCACCTGCTTTTTGGTGTTTATCGCCAGCGTGTCGATTTACATGTTCGAGTATCAGGCCACCGATAGCGGCATCCATAATTTATTCGACGCCTTTTATTGGACCATCGTGACTTTGGCGACGGTGGGCTTTGGCGACATTACCCCGCAAACCACCGGCGGCCGCTGGGTGACAATTTTTTTGATACTGGCCAGTTTGGGTGTGTTGTCGTTCTTCACCTCCATCCTGATTGCCGCCTTCAGCGAGAAAATGCTATCGGTGCGTGAATCCAGAACCTACGCCGAACTGGACCGCTATGACAATTTCATCATCATTTGCGGTTTTGGCCGGGTAGGGCAGGAAATTGCCCGGCATTTACACAACGACAGACAAAAATTTTTAATCATCGATAGGGTGCCGGCGCGGATTGATTTGGCTAAGAAACGGGGTTATTTGGCGATAGAAAGCGATGCCAGTAACAATGAAGTGTTGATCAACGCCGGTATTTGCCGCGGTGCCAGCGCCATTCTGTGCATCACTGGCGACGATGTGATTAACGTTTATGTGACCTTAACCAGCCGACACTTAAATAAAAACCTGCGCATAATTTCCCGTGCCAATCGGCATGACAACGTCAATAAGCTCTACCAGGCCGGTGCTGATAATGTCATCAGGCCGTTTGAGATTGCCGGGTTGCTGGCGGCGGAATTTGTCGGTCAGCCCGTTGCTTTCGAGGCCATCTCCGGTATTTTGCATAATCAAACCGAGACGGTGATGGAGTCGGTATTGGTCAGCGAAAAGTCGCCGCTGGATAATCAAAAAATCGGCCAACTGGATTTACAGCAGCGCAAGCTCACCTTGTTGGGGGTGATCAGCGACAATCCGATTCATCTGAAACATAAAAATAAATACCAGGTGAACCAGCAACATTTTTATTTCAATCCGGAAGTGGACTTTATCCTGCGGCACGGCGACATGCTGGTGTTATTGGGCCGTAAGTACGGTATCGATCATTTTCGGGATCAGGTGGAACAGCGCCGTTTATTCAGCAGGCATCCCAAATGA